In the Vulpes vulpes isolate BD-2025 chromosome 12, VulVul3, whole genome shotgun sequence genome, CCTACTGAGTGGGGCTTTCCCAGATGCCAGGCCCTGCGATGCAAAGTGCTCtgctagagaaaaatatttaaaagatgaggGACCACTGTgcccggcgggggaggggggagatggGGTGGAGGAGACAAGGGGAGATGGTGGGTGTTCAGGATGCGGGCTGCGGACTTTAGGGGCGAGCTCCCTGGGATGGGGGGCGAAGAAAGGATGAGCAACAGAGACCTGGAAAAGAAGCGGGGGGCTGGGAAGCAGGACAAGGAGGAGTGGAGTCTAGAGCAGGAGGTGAAGGTGCAGAACCGGCTGTCGGGCCCGGACCACAACGGGCAGGCGTGCGGGGAGCACTGCTCCGAGCCACGGAGGATCTCTGTGCTGCCCATGTGGTGGAGGATCACGCACAGCTCCCGCTGGATAGCGCAGGTGGGCGCCTCGGAGCTCAGCCTCCTGGCCTTCGCCCTGCTGCTGGTCATGGTCTTCTCCAAGAGGTGGCTGCACCCCTCCCGGAGCCGCTTCTACCAGCGCTGGCCGCGCAACGTCAGCACCGGCATCTACACGTCGGCCCACGTCATGTCCATGGGGCTCCTGCAGATCTGCAGGCTGAAGAGCTGTTTCCCCTCGGAGAACGGGAAAGGTGGGCCCctctgcgccccccaccccaccccagggcccggCTGTCAGGGGGAATTTCCATCCTCTAGGCTTGCAGGGCGCCAGAGCTTGGGGAGGAGTCCGCAGGCTGCTCTaccctccctggccctggccctggtgCCAGCCTGCTTTCCCCCTCTGCCGCAGTCTCTGCTGCTCTGGGCCAGCTCTGGGTTTCCTTGTCTTTCCTTCCCAGCATCCTGTGGCCTTTCACTGCCGGTTCTAGTCCCGGCTCCCAGCCTGCTTTCTCAGCTCTTGCGCCAAAGCAGAGCTTTGGGTCTCTGTTCCAGGTCTTCTTGctcttaacattaaaaaaagaagaagaagaaagaagaaagaaaaaaagattcttgttTGGAGACAAACATctatcatattattattattttttaagattttatttatttattcatgagagacatacacacacacacaggcagagacacaggcagagggagaagcagggtccctgccgggagcccgatgtgggactcgattccaggaccccgggtcatgccctgagctgaaggcaggtgctcaatcactgagccacccaggtgtccctatcatatttttaaaaaaatatttatttatttattagag is a window encoding:
- the ODF4 gene encoding outer dense fiber protein 4, encoding MRAADFRGELPGMGGEERMSNRDLEKKRGAGKQDKEEWSLEQEVKVQNRLSGPDHNGQACGEHCSEPRRISVLPMWWRITHSSRWIAQVGASELSLLAFALLLVMVFSKRWLHPSRSRFYQRWPRNVSTGIYTSAHVMSMGLLQICRLKSCFPSENGKVILIFFTLLLFPINLWIFELKKNLSIPIGWSYFIGWLVFFLYVTCAALCYFNHKHFWSVIMNHPCGTVFCSNSSSPKQNLLKKLMVSNTSIKQGEILNPEQKNRSL